A single region of the Streptomyces sp. NBC_01803 genome encodes:
- a CDS encoding metallopeptidase family protein — protein MTREEFEGLVSEALDRIPAELTRLMDNVAIFVEDEPPPDLDRGDLHPEEPELLGLYEGTPLTDRGEWYAGVLPDRISVYMGPTLRLCEREGGGRELVIEEVEITVVHEIAHHFGIDDERLHALGYG, from the coding sequence ATGACGCGCGAGGAGTTCGAGGGGCTGGTCAGCGAGGCGCTGGACCGGATTCCCGCCGAGCTGACGCGGCTGATGGACAACGTGGCCATCTTCGTCGAGGACGAGCCTCCCCCGGACCTCGACCGGGGGGACCTCCACCCCGAGGAGCCCGAGTTGCTCGGGCTGTACGAGGGCACGCCGCTCACCGACCGGGGCGAGTGGTACGCGGGCGTGCTGCCCGACCGGATCTCCGTCTATATGGGCCCGACCCTGCGGCTGTGCGAACGGGAGGGTGGCGGCCGGGAGTTGGTGATCGAAGAGGTGGAGATCACGGTGGTCCACGAGATCGCGCACCACTTCGGGATCGACGACGAACGGTTGCACGCGCTCGGTTACGGCTGA
- a CDS encoding siderophore-interacting protein, with the protein MTDRPVRDAPRLNRGRVLRTERLTPHMIRVVLGGDGLRSFAARPDTDQYVKLLFPAEGAVYPEPFDIAAIRRDLPRDQWPRTRTYTVRAWDPAAAELTLDFVFHGDEGLAGPWAAAARPGDELLFLGPGGGYAPEETADWHLLAGDESALPAIAAALAAMPASAVALAFIEVAGPAEEQKLEAPAGAEIRWLHRGAGRPGDALVTAVTTARIPPGTPQVFVHGEAHFVKELRRHLRHERGLPRERLSVSGYWRLGADEDGWQAGKAEWNRRIEREQERKEP; encoded by the coding sequence ATGACCGATCGTCCCGTTCGCGACGCGCCCCGCCTCAACCGGGGCCGGGTGCTGCGCACCGAACGCCTCACCCCGCACATGATCAGGGTGGTCCTTGGCGGCGACGGGCTGCGCTCGTTCGCCGCCCGCCCGGACACCGACCAGTACGTGAAGCTGCTGTTCCCGGCGGAGGGGGCGGTCTACCCGGAGCCGTTCGACATCGCGGCCATCCGGCGCGACCTCCCCCGGGACCAGTGGCCCCGGACGCGGACCTACACCGTGCGCGCCTGGGACCCGGCGGCGGCCGAGCTGACCCTCGACTTCGTCTTCCACGGGGACGAGGGCCTGGCCGGCCCCTGGGCCGCCGCCGCGCGGCCCGGCGACGAGCTGCTCTTCCTCGGCCCCGGCGGCGGATACGCGCCCGAGGAGACCGCCGACTGGCACCTGCTCGCCGGGGACGAGAGCGCGCTGCCCGCCATCGCGGCGGCCCTGGCCGCGATGCCGGCCTCGGCGGTGGCCCTGGCCTTCATCGAGGTGGCCGGGCCGGCGGAGGAACAGAAGCTGGAGGCCCCGGCCGGCGCGGAGATCCGCTGGCTCCACCGGGGAGCGGGCCGACCCGGCGACGCGCTGGTGACGGCGGTCACCACGGCGCGGATCCCGCCCGGTACGCCGCAGGTGTTCGTCCACGGTGAGGCCCACTTCGTGAAGGAGCTGCGCCGCCACCTCCGGCACGAACGCGGCCTGCCGCGCGAGCGGCTGTCCGTCTCCGGCTACTGGCGCCTCGGCGCCGACGAGGACGGCTGGCAGGCCGGCAAGGCCGAGTGGAACCGCCGGATCGAGCGGGAACAGGAACGGAAGGAGCCGTAA